The Pontibacter pudoricolor genome contains a region encoding:
- a CDS encoding diacylglycerol/lipid kinase family protein translates to MSILPRIRFIINPVSGTRSRVDVAARIKLYLDSTTHDHDIVYTDYAGHATELAQAAANDNYKIVVAVGGDGTVNEVAKGLLHTNTALGILPKGSGNGLARHLQLPLNLDSAIKALNTGQVSQIDSGTINDIPFFTTAGIGFDAYISSVFAGNKRRGLKTYVELVLKEVRNYKHLPVKVWINDQELATDCFVMAFANAAQYGNNAYIAPLADIRDGLLDVCLVRQLDFVKAINLSYCMLTKQLANLQSAEYFKTINVKVETEEPMMFHADGEYKGKTDRFEVKMNPQSLRVIIPS, encoded by the coding sequence ATGAGTATACTTCCGCGTATCCGGTTTATAATTAACCCTGTATCTGGCACCAGGAGCAGGGTAGATGTGGCTGCCCGCATTAAATTATACTTGGATAGTACAACGCATGACCATGATATAGTTTATACCGACTATGCCGGACATGCTACCGAACTGGCTCAAGCGGCAGCCAACGACAACTATAAAATAGTGGTAGCAGTAGGCGGCGACGGAACAGTAAACGAAGTAGCAAAAGGCCTGCTGCACACCAATACAGCCCTGGGTATATTGCCTAAAGGTTCTGGAAACGGTTTGGCAAGGCACCTGCAGCTTCCGTTAAACCTGGACAGTGCGATCAAAGCCCTCAATACCGGCCAGGTATCGCAGATAGACAGCGGAACCATAAATGATATCCCGTTTTTTACTACGGCAGGTATAGGCTTTGATGCGTATATCTCGTCTGTATTTGCAGGCAACAAACGGCGTGGGTTAAAAACGTATGTAGAGCTGGTTTTAAAAGAAGTTCGCAACTATAAGCACTTGCCTGTAAAAGTCTGGATAAACGACCAGGAGTTGGCTACAGATTGTTTTGTAATGGCATTTGCCAATGCAGCACAATACGGCAATAACGCCTACATAGCTCCGCTTGCCGATATTAGGGACGGCTTACTGGATGTTTGCCTGGTGCGCCAACTGGACTTTGTAAAAGCGATTAACCTGAGCTATTGCATGCTTACCAAACAGCTGGCCAACCTGCAAAGCGCAGAATACTTTAAGACTATAAACGTAAAAGTTGAAACCGAAGAGCCGATGATGTTTCATGC